One genomic segment of Rhizorhabdus phycosphaerae includes these proteins:
- a CDS encoding NAD-glutamate dehydrogenase yields the protein MDIEAADLSNRDSQDFPAIFAKVLTSGALPGELAGMDEDQLDAAARFVAETAHKRQPGHPAILVQSIGGTSDGRRLMRVAIVNDDMPFLVDSVSAAMANHNVEVRRLLHPVTAVRRDEDGILTALLPNGTVGERRESLIYLEADRVDARERQALAQTIRSVLADVRAAVRDWQAMQVAMRDDAELLPDGEGAALLRWLLDGNLTLLGHRVETGEDGASRPLGIMRVGEPRLWRENTAKAALAWFEEGGSAPLVLKSDCRSTVHRRAPLDLIICPVREGKTIKGLSVHAGLWTSAALRTPVDEIPVLRTRLAALEEKLGFDPRGHAGKALHHALSELPPDLVLALPADALERVVLSAMSLVDRPRPRLELVRTTLGEHLVAIVWLPRELLTTGSRTAIADMLGEATGATLANWSLQLGEGDIAQIRYMFDLPPHAEVPDGEPLDRRLTEMLRGWEPAVEAQLAEVEPANRAARLAIDYAAAFPGTYRTHSTPADAAIDILRLNALPDGQARGCRLYRKERDPAGRLRLKIYRKGALIPLSEAVPVLENFGFRVLEEIPTPLNGGEIGYIHDFLLDVADADGTGPLLERAEIAEGAIAATLEGRAENDLFNELIVTVGLQPEETVLFRAWFRYLRQTGFSYGLGTAVEALKKAPGVARDIIAYFRALHQPGQRDDKQAERLHAAIETGLKQVSAIDDDRMLRRFRAVVRATLRTNAFSPAAQEALAFKIDSSGIPGLPAPVPWREIWVYSPRVEGIHLRGGPIARGGLRWSDRRDDFRTEILGLMKAQVVKNAVIVPTGAKGGFYAKQLPAPSDRDAWLAEGTESYRIFIRSLLSVTDNIVDGKVVHPAKVVIRDGEDPYFVVAADKGTATFSDVANAIAVERGFWLGDAFASGGSHGYDHKAMGITARGAWVSVQRHFAEMGIDVQKDPVRVVGCGDMSGDVFGNGMLLSESIRLVAAFDHRHIFLDPNPDAAQSFAERQRLFALPRSSWMDYDAKLISKGGGIFPRDQKEIPISAEVKAALDIQDDVLDPSALIAAILKSPVDLLWFGGIGTYVKARSETNAEVGDRSNEAHRVNGEDIRARVIGEGANLGVTQAGRIGFALKGGRINTDFIDNSAGVDCSDNEVNIKIALNREMNEGRLPFDARNALLGRMTDDVARIVLEDNRLQTLALSLAERGGADALPSQLRVIEILEDAGRINRAVDGLDGNDMLLRRAQDAQGLTRSELAILLSHGKLALQDAIEASDATDDPALEPLLLASFPEAMRSDFADAIRAHRLRPQILATKMSNRVINRLGIVAPFEIAEEEGVALSQVATAYFTADALFGLEAIFESIETAEVEEQLRLTLLTTLADAARSHVADLLRSVASGTDIGTVVAMLQPGLQRLDASRGELLKAEARQQSDQLRQRIDADRVEPAVIDGLMRVAEMDGAIGTAALASTLSADEVEVTRAYVQLGEQLGLDWAKVASARFRSADPWERLLVAGLTREFGQIRLDFLSRHGSRGPAEAVSQWLASHGARVDQFRRTIARARVAAAPSAAMLAQLATQARALLAR from the coding sequence ATGGACATCGAAGCGGCTGATCTTTCCAACCGGGACAGCCAGGATTTCCCCGCAATCTTCGCCAAGGTCCTGACCAGCGGCGCTCTGCCGGGCGAACTCGCCGGCATGGACGAGGACCAGCTCGATGCCGCTGCCCGCTTCGTCGCGGAGACAGCGCATAAGCGTCAGCCCGGGCACCCCGCCATCCTCGTGCAGAGCATTGGCGGAACCAGCGACGGCCGGCGGTTGATGCGGGTCGCGATCGTTAATGACGACATGCCATTCCTCGTGGATTCCGTTTCGGCCGCCATGGCCAACCACAATGTCGAAGTGAGGCGACTGCTCCACCCGGTCACGGCCGTCCGTCGCGACGAAGACGGGATACTGACCGCGCTGCTGCCGAATGGAACCGTGGGCGAGCGCCGGGAATCCCTCATCTATCTCGAAGCCGACCGCGTCGACGCACGCGAGCGCCAGGCGCTGGCCCAGACAATCCGGTCGGTCCTCGCCGATGTCCGTGCAGCGGTGCGCGACTGGCAGGCGATGCAGGTCGCGATGCGCGACGACGCCGAACTGCTGCCCGACGGGGAAGGTGCCGCGCTGCTGCGCTGGCTCCTCGATGGCAACCTGACGCTGCTGGGCCATCGCGTCGAAACCGGCGAGGACGGCGCCAGCCGGCCGCTCGGCATCATGCGGGTCGGCGAGCCCCGACTTTGGCGCGAGAATACGGCGAAAGCCGCGCTCGCCTGGTTCGAGGAAGGCGGCAGTGCCCCGCTGGTGCTGAAGTCCGATTGCCGTTCGACCGTTCACCGCCGGGCGCCGCTCGACCTGATCATCTGCCCGGTCAGAGAGGGCAAGACGATCAAGGGGCTTTCGGTCCACGCGGGGCTGTGGACCAGCGCTGCGTTGCGCACGCCGGTCGACGAGATCCCCGTGCTGCGGACGCGCCTGGCCGCGCTTGAAGAGAAGCTGGGCTTCGACCCGCGTGGCCATGCCGGCAAGGCGCTGCACCACGCGCTGTCCGAACTGCCGCCCGATCTCGTCCTGGCCCTGCCCGCCGATGCGCTGGAGCGCGTCGTCCTCAGCGCCATGTCGCTGGTCGATCGTCCCCGCCCGCGCCTCGAACTGGTGCGGACGACGCTCGGCGAGCATCTCGTCGCCATCGTCTGGCTGCCCCGCGAACTGCTGACCACCGGCAGCCGCACCGCCATAGCCGACATGCTCGGCGAGGCGACCGGCGCGACGCTGGCCAACTGGTCGTTGCAGCTCGGCGAAGGCGATATCGCGCAGATCCGCTACATGTTCGACCTTCCGCCCCATGCGGAGGTTCCCGATGGCGAGCCGCTCGACCGCCGCCTGACCGAGATGTTGCGCGGCTGGGAGCCCGCGGTCGAAGCGCAGCTTGCCGAGGTCGAGCCCGCCAACCGGGCGGCCCGGCTGGCGATCGACTATGCGGCGGCCTTTCCGGGCACCTATCGCACCCATTCGACGCCGGCAGACGCGGCGATCGACATTCTGCGCCTCAATGCGCTGCCCGACGGACAGGCCCGCGGATGCCGCCTTTATCGAAAGGAGCGCGATCCGGCCGGCCGCCTGCGGCTGAAGATCTATCGCAAGGGCGCGCTGATACCTCTGTCCGAAGCGGTCCCCGTGCTGGAGAATTTCGGCTTTCGGGTACTCGAGGAAATCCCGACGCCGCTCAACGGCGGCGAAATCGGCTATATCCATGACTTCCTGCTCGACGTCGCCGATGCCGACGGAACCGGGCCGTTGCTCGAGCGGGCCGAGATTGCCGAAGGGGCGATCGCCGCGACGCTTGAGGGCCGCGCCGAAAACGACCTGTTCAACGAACTGATCGTGACCGTCGGCCTCCAGCCCGAAGAGACCGTGCTGTTCCGCGCCTGGTTCCGCTATCTGCGCCAGACCGGCTTTTCCTACGGCCTCGGCACCGCCGTGGAGGCTTTGAAGAAGGCGCCGGGGGTTGCGCGCGACATCATCGCCTATTTCCGCGCGCTCCACCAACCCGGCCAGCGCGACGACAAGCAGGCCGAACGACTGCACGCCGCGATCGAAACCGGCCTGAAGCAGGTCAGCGCGATCGACGACGATCGCATGCTGCGTCGCTTCAGGGCGGTCGTTCGCGCCACGCTGCGGACCAACGCCTTCTCCCCCGCCGCTCAGGAAGCACTCGCCTTCAAGATCGATTCCAGCGGCATTCCCGGCCTGCCTGCGCCGGTTCCGTGGCGCGAGATCTGGGTCTACAGCCCTCGTGTCGAGGGCATCCACCTGCGCGGCGGCCCGATTGCTCGCGGCGGACTGCGTTGGTCCGACCGGCGTGACGATTTCCGTACCGAGATCCTCGGGCTGATGAAGGCGCAGGTCGTCAAGAATGCTGTCATCGTGCCGACCGGCGCGAAGGGCGGCTTCTATGCGAAGCAATTGCCGGCGCCCTCCGATCGCGACGCCTGGCTGGCCGAAGGTACCGAAAGTTACCGCATCTTCATCCGCTCACTGCTGTCGGTCACCGACAATATCGTCGATGGCAAGGTCGTCCATCCAGCCAAGGTCGTGATCCGCGACGGCGAGGATCCCTATTTCGTCGTCGCGGCGGACAAGGGCACCGCGACTTTCTCCGACGTCGCCAATGCGATCGCGGTAGAGCGCGGCTTCTGGCTGGGGGACGCCTTCGCGAGCGGCGGCAGCCATGGCTATGACCACAAGGCGATGGGCATCACCGCGCGCGGCGCCTGGGTATCGGTCCAGCGTCACTTCGCCGAAATGGGCATCGACGTGCAGAAAGACCCCGTTCGCGTCGTGGGTTGCGGCGACATGTCGGGCGACGTCTTCGGCAACGGCATGTTGTTGTCGGAGTCGATCCGCCTTGTTGCCGCGTTCGACCACCGTCACATCTTCCTCGATCCCAATCCCGACGCGGCGCAGTCTTTCGCGGAGCGCCAGCGCCTGTTCGCCCTGCCCCGCTCGAGCTGGATGGATTATGATGCGAAGCTGATTTCGAAGGGCGGCGGCATATTCCCGCGCGACCAGAAGGAGATTCCGATCTCCGCCGAGGTCAAGGCCGCCCTGGATATCCAGGACGACGTGCTCGACCCTTCTGCGCTGATCGCAGCGATATTGAAGAGCCCGGTCGATCTTCTGTGGTTCGGCGGCATCGGCACCTATGTGAAGGCCCGCTCGGAAACCAATGCCGAAGTGGGTGACCGTTCGAACGAGGCGCATCGCGTCAATGGCGAGGACATCCGCGCACGCGTCATCGGCGAAGGCGCCAACCTCGGCGTGACCCAGGCGGGCCGCATCGGCTTTGCGCTGAAGGGCGGCCGGATCAACACCGACTTCATCGACAATTCGGCGGGCGTCGACTGCTCGGACAATGAGGTCAACATCAAGATTGCGCTCAACCGCGAGATGAATGAGGGGCGCCTCCCCTTCGACGCGCGCAACGCCTTGCTCGGCCGCATGACCGACGACGTCGCGCGGATCGTGCTGGAGGACAATCGCCTTCAGACGCTGGCCCTGTCGCTTGCCGAGCGCGGCGGCGCTGACGCCCTCCCCTCGCAACTCCGCGTGATCGAGATCCTCGAAGATGCGGGCCGCATCAACCGCGCCGTCGACGGGCTTGACGGAAACGACATGCTGCTCCGCCGCGCTCAGGATGCCCAGGGTCTGACCCGCTCCGAGCTGGCGATCCTCCTGTCGCACGGCAAGCTGGCGCTGCAGGATGCGATCGAGGCGAGCGACGCCACCGACGATCCGGCGCTGGAACCGCTGCTGCTCGCGAGCTTCCCCGAGGCGATGCGCTCGGATTTCGCCGACGCGATCCGCGCGCACCGCCTCCGTCCGCAGATTTTGGCGACGAAGATGTCCAACCGCGTGATCAACCGGCTCGGCATCGTCGCTCCGTTCGAGATCGCCGAGGAGGAAGGCGTAGCCCTGTCGCAGGTCGCAACCGCCTATTTCACCGCCGATGCGCTGTTCGGGCTGGAAGCGATTTTCGAGAGTATCGAGACGGCTGAGGTCGAAGAGCAGCTTCGCCTGACCCTTCTGACGACCCTCGCCGATGCCGCCCGTTCGCATGTCGCCGATCTGTTGCGCAGCGTCGCGTCCGGAACCGATATCGGGACCGTCGTGGCGATGTTGCAGCCGGGGCTTCAGCGCCTCGATGCATCGCGCGGCGAACTGCTCAAAGCGGAAGCGCGCCAGCAGTCCGACCAGTTGCGCCAGCGGATCGACGCCGACAGGGTGGAGCCGGCCGTCATCGACGGGCTGATGCGCGTCGCCGAGATGGACGGCGCGATTGGAACCGCTGCGCTCGCGAGCACATTGTCCGCCGATGAGGTCGAGGTGACCCGCGCCTATGTCCAGTTGGGCGAGCAGTTGGGGCTCGACTGGGCGAAGGTCGCCTCCGCCCGCTTCCGCAGTGCGGATCCATGGGAGCGTCTGCTTGTCGCGGGCCTTACGCGCGAGTTCGGCCAGATCCGGCTCGACTTCCTGTCGCGCCACGGTAGCCGCGGTCCAGCCGAGGCCGTGTCGCAATGGCTCGCCAGCCATGGCGCGCGTGTCGACCAATTCCGCCGGACGATCGCCCGGGCGCGCGTGGCGGCGGCTCCGAGCGCGGCGATGCTCGCCCAGCTGGCGACCCAGGCTCGCGCCCTGCTCGCGAGATGA
- a CDS encoding oxidoreductase, which translates to MTGFNLILLIPAALAVLLFAFITFAVLKRTHGSGLEPPDPRPAADGGKPAERGLDNVRAQPLLDRDAFHSWRLTERLLANPDSAGGPLYRLRFTQDAPSSSWRAGAVARVYCGPAGNLDDPDSPADAPVGSYMIGSPAEDGMLELVVRLVPLQAPQGGRRSRWLCESIQPGDEVRIAISDSADFLPPPADVPLILIGNATGIAGLHAQIKARPAGSRNWLIFGDRNSADDQVLAAEITQWVSTGHLERCDLVFPGDGEEQRLVTDQIEDARMTVIDWALAGCAIYVCGSSLMGDDVHATLTAILGGDVLDAMAEAGLYKQSVY; encoded by the coding sequence TTGACCGGTTTCAATCTGATCCTGCTGATACCGGCGGCCCTTGCGGTCCTTCTGTTCGCGTTCATCACCTTCGCCGTGCTGAAACGCACGCATGGTTCGGGGCTCGAACCTCCCGATCCGCGGCCTGCGGCCGACGGCGGCAAGCCAGCCGAACGTGGCCTCGACAACGTCCGCGCACAACCGCTTCTGGACAGGGACGCCTTTCACTCATGGCGGCTCACCGAGCGACTGCTTGCGAACCCGGATTCGGCCGGCGGCCCTCTATATCGGCTGCGGTTCACGCAGGATGCGCCTAGTTCCTCCTGGCGCGCCGGCGCCGTGGCCCGCGTCTATTGTGGCCCCGCCGGCAATCTTGACGACCCTGACTCTCCGGCCGACGCGCCGGTCGGGAGCTACATGATCGGCTCCCCGGCAGAGGACGGTATGCTCGAACTGGTCGTGCGACTTGTTCCCCTCCAGGCACCTCAGGGCGGGCGACGGTCGCGCTGGCTGTGCGAGTCGATCCAGCCTGGCGACGAGGTCCGGATCGCGATCAGCGACAGCGCCGACTTTCTGCCACCGCCCGCCGATGTCCCGCTGATCCTGATCGGCAACGCGACCGGGATCGCCGGCCTCCATGCCCAGATCAAGGCTCGCCCGGCCGGCTCGCGCAACTGGCTGATTTTCGGCGACCGCAACAGTGCCGACGACCAGGTGCTCGCGGCAGAGATCACCCAATGGGTTTCGACCGGCCATCTCGAGCGGTGCGACCTCGTCTTCCCCGGAGATGGCGAGGAGCAGAGGCTCGTCACCGACCAGATCGAGGATGCGCGGATGACCGTGATAGACTGGGCGCTGGCGGGATGCGCCATCTACGTCTGCGGCAGCAGCCTTATGGGCGATGACGTGCACGCGACCCTGACGGCCATCCTCGGCGGAGACGTCCTCGACGCGATGGCCGAAGCCGGCCTGTACAAGCAGTCGGTCTACTAA
- a CDS encoding LLM class flavin-dependent oxidoreductase, giving the protein MTNPEYYIPLARAAEEAGYFGFVIPDSLIYPKASDTAYAYTSDGGREFLENKPFLESFIAATAMGAATETLHFTTNVLKLPVRPPVYSAKLASSIAAVTRNRFSLGAGLSVWPEDYAVMGVPWEKRGERFDECIAIFRGLTAGGYFEFHGQHYDLPPIKLNPIPTQPIEVLIGGHSDAALKRAARNDGWMYAGGGIDALIPLIEKYHAFREQAGRADAPHKIFATDMGSVTIDTIKRYQDLGVTDLAVAFRNLYAVEEDSQPLQDKLDDMRRFADAIVAQF; this is encoded by the coding sequence ATGACCAATCCGGAATATTATATTCCGCTGGCCCGCGCTGCCGAGGAGGCCGGCTATTTCGGCTTCGTCATCCCGGACAGTCTCATCTACCCCAAGGCTTCGGATACGGCCTACGCCTATACCTCGGACGGCGGGCGGGAGTTTCTCGAAAACAAGCCCTTCCTCGAATCGTTCATCGCCGCCACGGCGATGGGGGCGGCAACGGAGACGCTGCACTTTACCACCAATGTGTTGAAGCTGCCGGTGCGGCCGCCGGTCTATTCGGCAAAGCTTGCCTCGTCGATCGCGGCGGTCACGCGCAATCGCTTCTCGCTGGGCGCGGGCCTGAGCGTATGGCCCGAGGACTATGCCGTGATGGGCGTTCCCTGGGAGAAGCGGGGCGAGCGCTTCGACGAGTGCATCGCCATCTTCCGGGGGCTGACTGCCGGCGGATATTTCGAGTTTCACGGCCAGCATTACGATCTGCCGCCGATCAAGTTGAACCCCATACCGACGCAACCGATAGAGGTTCTGATCGGCGGGCATAGCGATGCGGCGCTCAAGCGTGCCGCCAGGAACGACGGCTGGATGTATGCGGGGGGCGGCATCGATGCCCTGATCCCGCTGATCGAAAAATATCACGCCTTTCGCGAGCAGGCGGGTCGGGCCGACGCGCCCCACAAGATATTCGCCACCGACATGGGCAGTGTCACGATCGACACCATAAAGCGCTACCAGGATCTGGGTGTGACCGACCTCGCCGTGGCTTTCCGCAATCTCTACGCGGTCGAGGAAGACAGCCAGCCGCTACAGGACAAGCTGGACGATATGCGACGCTTCGCAGACGCGATCGTCGCGCAGTTCTGA
- a CDS encoding ribbon-helix-helix domain-containing protein — protein MAGPVKRSVNIAGHATSITLEPIFWEALLAAAREDGLPLNALVARIDAERVQDDDLPNLASAIRVWLFRRATAGIAG, from the coding sequence GTGGCGGGTCCGGTAAAGCGTTCGGTCAACATCGCCGGACACGCCACTTCGATCACCTTGGAGCCGATCTTCTGGGAAGCGCTGCTCGCAGCGGCCCGGGAAGACGGGCTTCCCCTCAATGCCCTGGTCGCACGCATCGATGCTGAACGCGTCCAGGATGACGATCTCCCCAATCTCGCCAGCGCCATCCGCGTCTGGCTGTTCCGCCGCGCGACCGCCGGCATCGCCGGCTGA
- the phbB gene encoding acetoacetyl-CoA reductase codes for MARVAIVTGGTRGIGEAISLALRDAGVVVAANYAGNDERARAFTERTGINSYKWDVADYDACHRGVEQVEAELGPVDIVVNNAGITRDGTLLKMTYQDWKEVMDTNLGGCFNMAKATFPGMRARGWGRIVNIGSINGQAGQYGQVNYAAAKSGIHGFTKALAQEGAKSGVTVNAIAPGYIDTDMVAAVPQDVLAKIVTKIPVGRLGHAEEIARGVAFLCAEDAGFVTGSTLSINGGQHMY; via the coding sequence ATGGCGCGTGTTGCGATCGTTACCGGAGGAACCAGGGGCATCGGCGAGGCGATCAGCCTCGCGCTCAGGGACGCGGGCGTCGTCGTCGCCGCCAATTATGCCGGCAATGACGAGCGTGCGCGCGCCTTCACCGAGCGTACCGGCATAAACAGCTACAAGTGGGACGTCGCCGATTATGACGCCTGCCATCGCGGTGTCGAGCAGGTCGAAGCGGAACTCGGCCCGGTCGACATCGTCGTCAACAATGCCGGCATCACCCGCGACGGCACGCTGCTGAAGATGACCTACCAGGATTGGAAAGAGGTCATGGACACCAATCTCGGCGGCTGCTTCAACATGGCCAAGGCGACCTTCCCCGGAATGCGCGCCCGCGGCTGGGGGCGGATCGTGAACATCGGCTCGATCAACGGTCAGGCCGGCCAATATGGCCAGGTCAACTATGCCGCCGCCAAGTCGGGCATCCACGGCTTCACCAAGGCGCTGGCGCAGGAAGGTGCGAAGTCGGGCGTGACCGTGAACGCGATCGCCCCCGGCTATATCGACACCGACATGGTCGCCGCCGTGCCGCAGGACGTGCTCGCCAAGATCGTCACCAAGATTCCGGTCGGCCGTCTCGGCCATGCCGAGGAAATCGCGCGCGGCGTCGCTTTCCTCTGCGCCGAGGATGCCGGCTTCGTCACCGGGTCGACGCTGTCGATCAACGGTGGCCAGCACATGTATTGA
- the hemH gene encoding ferrochelatase gives MSHLPSDHPPVPARRVGVLLVNLGTPDAPTPAAVKRYLLEFLSDRRVVEIPPVIWQPILRGIVLNVRPRKSAHAYSQVWTEDGSPLASITRRQAEALAARLGNEVLVDYAMRYGNPSIASRLEGLKAQGCDRILLAPLYPQYSGATTGSVADKAFEALGTMRWQPAIRTLPPYYDKSVHIEALAASARDGIAALDFEPDAILATFHGMPERTLHLGDPYHCQCQKTARLLGGALGRELVVSFQSRFGGGKWLEPSTEDMLARLAQDGKRKIALIAPGFAADCLETLEELAIRGKEQFEAAGGERFAFLPCLNDTPIGMTMLERLVRDELQGWVASPVI, from the coding sequence ATGAGCCATCTTCCTTCAGACCATCCCCCCGTGCCGGCCCGCCGCGTCGGTGTCCTTCTCGTCAATCTGGGAACGCCGGACGCGCCGACACCGGCGGCCGTGAAGCGCTATCTGCTGGAGTTCCTGTCGGACCGCCGGGTGGTGGAGATACCGCCGGTTATCTGGCAGCCGATTCTTCGCGGGATCGTCCTGAACGTCCGGCCGCGCAAGTCCGCGCATGCCTATTCCCAGGTGTGGACCGAGGATGGCTCGCCGCTCGCGTCGATCACCCGCCGCCAGGCCGAAGCCCTCGCGGCCCGATTGGGCAACGAGGTGCTGGTCGATTATGCGATGCGCTACGGCAATCCCTCGATCGCATCGCGCCTCGAGGGGCTGAAGGCGCAAGGCTGCGACCGGATTTTGCTCGCGCCGCTCTATCCTCAATATAGTGGGGCCACGACAGGCAGCGTTGCCGACAAGGCGTTCGAAGCGCTTGGTACGATGCGCTGGCAGCCGGCGATCCGGACGCTGCCGCCCTATTACGACAAGTCCGTTCATATCGAGGCGCTGGCCGCCTCGGCGCGGGACGGCATCGCCGCGCTCGATTTCGAGCCCGACGCCATCCTTGCGACCTTCCACGGCATGCCGGAGCGGACGCTGCACCTCGGCGACCCCTATCACTGTCAGTGCCAGAAGACGGCGCGGCTTTTGGGCGGTGCGCTGGGCCGCGAACTGGTCGTATCCTTTCAGTCACGCTTTGGGGGCGGCAAATGGCTGGAACCCTCGACCGAGGACATGCTCGCGCGCTTGGCCCAGGACGGAAAGCGCAAAATCGCCCTGATCGCGCCCGGCTTTGCGGCGGATTGTCTCGAGACGCTCGAGGAACTGGCCATTCGCGGCAAGGAGCAGTTCGAGGCGGCCGGCGGCGAGCGTTTTGCCTTTCTGCCCTGCCTGAACGACACGCCGATCGGGATGACGATGCTCGAGCGCCTGGTGCGCGATGAACTGCAAGGGTGGGTGGCCTCGCCGGTAATTTGA
- a CDS encoding xanthine dehydrogenase family protein molybdopterin-binding subunit produces MHGRTDREGEAVKARPGITRRKLLIGGGVAAGLVVGWAIWPRNYAPNLRAAPGETIFDAFLKIGADGRVTVVVPQAEMGQGVYTSLPQILADELGADWRTVAVEPAPINPIYANIGVVREGMEQALPGWLHGVTAFAAREIAMRANLTMTAGSSSIRSFEPRLREAGAAARSLLCKAAAERWKIDWKACDTEAGFVVRGNDRLRFGELAAAAALLELPKELRLREPDERTLVGKDVPRLDLPSKVDGSAQMGADIRLPGMLYASIAHGPYGAVRPAKMITGDADAVPGVSAVLTNPGWVAVVANNWWAADRGLQALAIEWEAAGPKPDDASIRKALAAALDGKERKRFAEREKPDDVLAGAGVVTATYSVPMIPQAPLETLTATARVGESGVEVWVPTQSLPFTRAAVAKALGRDEASVTVYPTLVGGGFGRKIEVDAAVEAAIIASKLRKPVQLVWPRREDIQHSRFRPPALGRLRAKLGPAASIAGWSATIATPSSNMEMMDRLGGKPRAASFDPDQGAVEGAVPAYAIAALAVEHAPVDIGVGTGAWRSVANSYTAFFTESFIDELALSAGLDPLSFRMQALTKQPRLARCLQTAAALGGWQGGEAGTGQGFALHSCFGSHVAVMAEVRAEGGDIRVTSLTIVADVGKVIHPDIVRQQLEGGATWGLANAFGAPVSLAEGMATAQNFDGLNLPTLATTPEMRVEIIPSEERVGGAGEISVPPVAPAIANAVFAATGKRLRHLPLSLSDA; encoded by the coding sequence ATGCATGGAAGGACGGACCGCGAAGGCGAAGCGGTAAAAGCGCGACCGGGGATAACCCGCCGGAAGCTTCTGATCGGCGGCGGCGTCGCGGCGGGGCTGGTGGTCGGCTGGGCGATCTGGCCGCGCAACTATGCTCCCAATCTGCGTGCGGCGCCCGGCGAGACGATCTTCGACGCCTTTCTGAAGATCGGGGCCGACGGCCGCGTGACGGTCGTCGTGCCGCAGGCTGAGATGGGGCAGGGCGTCTATACGTCGCTGCCCCAGATCCTAGCCGACGAACTGGGAGCCGACTGGCGTACGGTGGCGGTCGAGCCGGCGCCGATCAATCCGATCTACGCCAATATCGGTGTCGTTCGCGAAGGCATGGAGCAGGCCCTGCCGGGGTGGTTGCACGGCGTAACCGCCTTTGCGGCGCGCGAGATCGCGATGCGCGCCAATCTGACGATGACGGCCGGATCCTCGTCGATCCGCAGCTTCGAGCCGCGGCTGCGCGAAGCGGGGGCGGCGGCGCGCAGCCTGTTGTGTAAGGCGGCCGCCGAACGATGGAAGATCGACTGGAAGGCCTGCGATACGGAAGCGGGCTTCGTGGTCCGCGGCAACGACCGGCTGCGCTTCGGCGAGCTAGCGGCTGCCGCTGCGCTGCTCGAACTGCCGAAGGAACTCCGGCTGCGGGAGCCGGATGAACGGACGCTGGTCGGCAAGGACGTTCCCCGTCTCGATCTGCCGTCCAAGGTCGATGGCAGCGCGCAGATGGGGGCGGACATCCGCCTGCCCGGAATGCTCTATGCCTCGATCGCGCATGGCCCCTATGGCGCCGTGCGTCCGGCGAAAATGATTACCGGCGATGCCGACGCGGTGCCCGGTGTTTCTGCGGTGCTCACCAATCCGGGCTGGGTCGCGGTGGTCGCAAACAACTGGTGGGCGGCGGACCGTGGTCTCCAGGCACTTGCGATAGAATGGGAGGCTGCCGGGCCGAAGCCCGACGACGCCTCGATCCGCAAGGCGCTGGCCGCCGCGCTCGACGGCAAGGAGCGCAAGCGCTTCGCCGAGCGCGAGAAGCCCGATGACGTCCTGGCCGGTGCCGGGGTGGTGACAGCCACCTATTCGGTGCCCATGATCCCGCAGGCGCCGCTGGAAACGCTGACCGCGACAGCGCGTGTCGGCGAAAGCGGGGTGGAAGTGTGGGTCCCGACCCAGTCGCTTCCCTTCACCCGCGCGGCGGTGGCCAAGGCGCTCGGCCGCGACGAGGCCAGCGTGACCGTCTATCCGACGCTCGTCGGCGGTGGCTTCGGTCGGAAGATCGAGGTCGATGCGGCGGTCGAGGCCGCGATCATCGCATCGAAACTGCGCAAGCCGGTGCAACTCGTTTGGCCCCGGCGCGAAGATATCCAGCACAGCCGCTTCCGACCGCCTGCGCTCGGACGGCTCCGCGCCAAATTGGGGCCGGCGGCGTCGATCGCCGGCTGGTCGGCGACGATCGCGACGCCCTCGTCCAATATGGAGATGATGGACCGTCTCGGCGGTAAGCCGCGCGCGGCGTCGTTCGATCCGGATCAGGGCGCGGTCGAGGGTGCCGTGCCGGCCTATGCGATCGCGGCGCTGGCGGTCGAGCATGCACCCGTCGATATCGGCGTCGGGACCGGCGCCTGGCGTTCGGTCGCTAACAGCTACACGGCCTTTTTCACCGAAAGTTTCATCGACGAACTCGCGCTGTCGGCCGGACTGGATCCGCTGTCTTTCCGCATGCAGGCCCTGACGAAACAGCCCCGGCTCGCACGCTGCTTGCAGACCGCTGCCGCGCTCGGCGGCTGGCAGGGCGGGGAAGCCGGAACGGGTCAGGGATTCGCGCTGCACAGCTGCTTTGGAAGCCATGTGGCGGTGATGGCCGAGGTGCGCGCCGAGGGGGGCGACATCCGCGTCACCAGCCTGACCATCGTCGCCGATGTGGGCAAGGTGATCCACCCCGACATCGTCCGTCAGCAGTTGGAGGGCGGTGCGACCTGGGGCTTGGCCAACGCATTCGGCGCGCCGGTTTCGCTGGCCGAAGGGATGGCTACGGCGCAGAATTTCGACGGCCTCAACCTGCCCACGCTCGCCACCACGCCCGAGATGCGGGTCGAAATCATCCCTTCGGAGGAGCGCGTCGGCGGTGCCGGTGAGATATCGGTCCCACCCGTCGCGCCCGCTATCGCCAATGCCGTCTTCGCTGCCACCGGCAAGCGACTTCGCCACCTTCCATTGAGCCTGTCCGACGCATGA